Proteins co-encoded in one Schistocerca cancellata isolate TAMUIC-IGC-003103 chromosome 5, iqSchCanc2.1, whole genome shotgun sequence genomic window:
- the LOC126188757 gene encoding uncharacterized protein LOC126188757, whose amino-acid sequence MGPSSVLTEAEENLLVSWIHANAKKGFPIKQRTLYETVADGRPTPFKDGRPGEKWFKSFMRRHPDVSERHAESINTVRAAVTEENIRQWFNELHQHLQQGNNLDILNEPKRIDNADETGFETCPKTGKVLGPISFDNLYEVKSGNEKEAITVMANFNAAGDTVPPMVVFPLQKISGDISENLNSEWGIGQSKKGWMTGALYFEYIANIFLPWLKKERVKFPVILLVDGHKSHTSYKVAKFCADNRIIQFALYPNATHVLQPVMWQYFVP is encoded by the coding sequence ATGGGACCAAGTTCAGTTTTGACAGAGGCTGAAGAGAATTTATTGGTTAGCTGGATCCATGCCAACGCTAAAAAAGGCTTTCCAATAAAGCAAAGGACACTGTATGAAACTGTGGCAGATGGAAGACCTACACCATTCAAAGATGGAAGGCCTGGTGAAAAATGGTTTAAGTCATTCATGAGACGTCACCCTGATGTATCAGAACGGCATGCTGAGAGCATAAATACTGTCAGAGCAGCTGTTACTGAGGAAAATATCAGGCAGTGGTTCAATGAACTTCATCAGCATCTTCAGCAGGGTAATAATTTGGACATTTTAAATGAACCAAAAAGAATTGATAATGCAGATGAAACAGGATTTGAAACATGTCCTAAAACTGGGAAAGTTCTGGGTCCAATTTCTTTTGACAATCTGTATGAAGTCAAAAGTGGCAATGAAAAGGAGGCCATTACTGTAATGGCAAATTTCAATGCTGCTGGAGACACTGTACCCCCAATGGTCGTATTTCCACTTCAGAAAATTTCAGGGGACATATCCGAGAATTTGAACAGTGAATGGGGCATTGGGCAGTCAAAAAAAGGCTGGATGACAGGAGCCCTCTACTTTgaatacattgccaacattttcctTCCATGGCTGAAGAAAGAGAGAGTCAAATTTCCTGTTATTTTATTGGTAGATGGGCACAAATCTCATACATCATATAAAGTTGCTAAGTTTTGTGCCGACAATAGGATAATACAATTTGCATTGTATCCAAATGCGACTCATGTGCTTCAACCAGTGATGTGGCAATATTTCGTCCCCTGA